A window from Primulina huaijiensis isolate GDHJ02 chromosome 11, ASM1229523v2, whole genome shotgun sequence encodes these proteins:
- the LOC140988593 gene encoding uncharacterized protein — MLLSGATTRCSMILLTKARQTQNPISPAHKRATIAAAATAALLLSGAIGDETLSNVPQTLSSECVLEQQDCKKSVRIQRPRSRKAETCTIKCVGTCIQGGFGSPGEGPLNIRRPLVVFKDGFRSRKYCLGECSDICNLIGDGDDGP; from the exons ATGCTGCTCAGTGGAGCGACCACCAGATGCTCCATGATATTATTAACCAAAGCAAGACAAACACAGAATCCCATTTCTCCAGCTCATAAACGCGCCACCATTGCTGCAGCTGCTACCGCTGCATTGCTGTTATCTGGAGCAATTGGAGATGAGACTCTATCAAATGTGCCGCAAACTTTATCAAGCGAATGTGTCCTCGAACAGCAAGACTGCAAGAAGAGTGTCAGAATCCAACGACCCAGGTCGAGGAAAGCAGAGACTTGCACAATTAAATGCGTCGGCACTTGCATTCAGGGTGGCTTTGGATCTCCTGGAGAAGGCCCTCTGAATATCAGAAG ACCTCTTGTCGTTTTCAAGGATGGATTCCGGAGCAGGAAATATTG TTTGGGAGAATGCTCTGATATCTGTAACTTGATTGGAGATGGTGACGACGGACCCTAA